A genome region from Nicotiana tabacum cultivar K326 chromosome 13, ASM71507v2, whole genome shotgun sequence includes the following:
- the LOC142168345 gene encoding uncharacterized protein LOC142168345, with protein MWRRQGQMVMSRCWCCQQPQEESIEHIFVTSPTASKVWNLFMGVAGISMQLIQLKQIIRHWWYAQCCPKLKPLFQEVPSIITWELWKRRNVGKHGGSVSINRVIHEINRTLHQLARVRYAWVPNIPLLWPDMIKYFEGYKPILITTRVTWQLPFHGWYKCNTDGASKGNPGPSSLGFCVRDDEGDVVYARAVDLGVTTNVVAEAKAILQGLEYCVEHDLHPLILETDSLVMKKAIEGEWDPPWVHLSFIHSLNGLV; from the exons ATGTGGAGGAGGCAAGGGCAAATGGTTATGTCTAggtgttggtgttgtcagcagcccCAAGAGGAATCCATTGAGCATATATTTGTCACAAGTCCTACTGCCTCTAAGGTATGGAACTTGTTCATGGGGGTTGCTGGAATTTCTATGCAATTGATTCAATTGAAGCAGATTATAAGGCATTGGTGGTATGCTCAGTGTTGTCCAAAATTAAAGCCACTATTTCAAGAAGTACCATCTATCATCACTTGGGAGctttggaagagaagaaatgTAGGTAAACATGGTGGTTCTGTGTCCAtaaatagggtgattcatgagaTAAATAGGACATTGCATCAACTGGCAAGGGTGAGGTATGCTTGGGTACCTAATATTCCATTGTTATGGCCAGACATGATTAAATACTTTGAAGGATATAAACCTATATTGATCACTACAAGAGTAACATGGCAGCTTCCTTTTCATGGTTGGTACAAATGTAATACTGATGGAGCTTCAAAGGGCAATCCTGGACCTAGCTCCCTAGGCTTTTGTGTGAGGGATGATGAAGGTGATGTGGTGTATGCTAGGGCAGTAGACCTGGGAGTGACAACTAATGTGGTGGCTGAAGCTAAGGCTATTCTTCAAGGGTTGGAATATTGTGTGGAGCATGATCTTCACCCTCTCATACTGGAGACTGAttcattggtgatgaagaaggCGATAGAAGGGGAATGGGATCCTCCTTGG GTACATTTGAGTTTCATTCATTCTCTGAACGGCCTAGTGTAG